One region of Culex pipiens pallens isolate TS chromosome 2, TS_CPP_V2, whole genome shotgun sequence genomic DNA includes:
- the LOC120426420 gene encoding NPC intracellular cholesterol transporter 2 homolog a-like, whose translation MFKFLILVALVPAVMLQNADNVNYDNWDVIPFRPCAGARPPPATLRIENCPQMPCELRRGSSAMMVMDYTSLTDATELRPVVTATALGITAPYELPANIAAACNWLVGARCPTSVGEDLTWHLTMPITAIYPLVSVTIEIDLQDQSGQTQGCFVVDTRVVAN comes from the exons ATGTTCAAGTTCCTGATCCTGGTCGCGCTGGTTCCAGCTGTGATGCTGCAGAACGCCGACAACGTCAACTACGACAACTGGGATGTCATTCCGTTCCGTCCGTGCGCCGGAGCCCGCCCGCCACCGGCCACCCTCCGCATCGAGAACTGCCCCCAGATGCCCTGTGAACTGCGCCGTGGATCCAGCGCCATGATGGTCATGGACTACACCTCCC TGACCGATGCCACCGAGCTGCGCCCGGTCGTCACCGCTACCGCCCTGGGAATCACCGCTCCCTACGAGCTGCCCGCGAACATTGCCGCCGCCTGCAACTGGCTGGTCGGAGCTCGCTGCCCAACCTCGGTCGGCGAGGACCTCACCTGGCATCTGACCATGCCGATCACCGCCATCTACCCGCTGGTGTCCGTCACCATCGAGATTGACCTGCAGGACCAGTCCGGCCAGACGCAGGGATGTTTCGTCGTCGACACCCGTGTGGTGGCCAACTAA